One window from the genome of Mucilaginibacter ginsenosidivorans encodes:
- a CDS encoding ADP-ribosylglycohydrolase family protein yields the protein MRRYLVMALLVCFGMQSFAQKKAAAYKITLTKEQLKDKIVGGWAGQTIAVTFGGPYEFRFNGTFIQDYQPLTWYDGYLKKTMIETPGLYDDLYMDLTFVDVFEKYGLDAPVDSFANAFAHAGYMLWHANQAARYNLLNGIKAPASGNWLNNPHADDIDYQIESDFAGLMSPGMPNTASKISDKIGHIMNYGDGWYGGVFIGAMYTLTFTSNDINHIVNEALKTIPQNTTYYKCIRDVIKWHKQYPADWHQTWFELQKKWSSETGCPDGVFAAFDIDSKINSAYVVLALLYGNGDYTKTLEIATRCGQDADCNPSSVGGILGAMLGYKKIPAYWKMGLKDAESIDFKYTTMSLNKVYEIGFKHALQNIERNGGKVSGDNVTILTQVPKTVKWEQGFAGMRPFQKTELREDISRKEVSFEFSGTGFVLKGEAEKVKADSPDYIFDEEVWIDGKKAETAKLPTNFTTRRQELCWKYQLPAGQHSVRVKVLNPDAGYRLNSYEYLTYK from the coding sequence ATGAGAAGATACCTGGTTATGGCATTGCTGGTGTGTTTCGGCATGCAGTCCTTTGCGCAAAAAAAAGCAGCCGCATATAAGATCACGCTCACCAAAGAGCAGTTAAAAGATAAAATAGTGGGCGGATGGGCCGGGCAAACCATTGCGGTAACTTTTGGCGGGCCATACGAATTTCGTTTCAACGGTACCTTTATACAGGATTACCAGCCCTTAACCTGGTACGACGGCTACCTGAAAAAGACCATGATAGAAACCCCGGGCCTGTACGATGACCTGTATATGGACCTTACCTTTGTCGATGTTTTTGAAAAATATGGATTGGATGCCCCTGTCGATTCATTCGCCAATGCCTTTGCCCATGCCGGGTATATGTTGTGGCATGCAAACCAGGCGGCAAGATATAACCTGCTTAATGGTATCAAGGCGCCTGCATCGGGCAATTGGCTGAACAATCCCCATGCTGACGATATTGATTACCAAATCGAATCGGACTTTGCGGGCTTGATGAGCCCTGGAATGCCCAACACAGCATCAAAGATCAGTGATAAGATTGGCCACATCATGAATTATGGCGACGGCTGGTACGGCGGGGTGTTTATCGGCGCGATGTACACGCTGACATTTACGTCGAACGATATTAACCACATCGTAAACGAGGCACTGAAAACCATTCCGCAAAACACCACTTATTATAAATGCATTAGAGATGTGATCAAATGGCACAAGCAGTACCCGGCCGACTGGCATCAAACCTGGTTTGAACTGCAAAAGAAATGGTCGTCGGAAACCGGCTGCCCGGATGGCGTTTTCGCTGCTTTTGATATCGATTCCAAGATCAATTCAGCTTATGTTGTACTCGCCCTGCTATATGGAAATGGCGACTACACAAAAACGCTGGAGATAGCTACCCGCTGCGGACAGGATGCAGATTGCAACCCCTCCTCTGTTGGCGGTATTTTGGGTGCGATGCTTGGGTATAAGAAAATCCCTGCCTATTGGAAAATGGGTTTGAAGGATGCGGAATCGATCGATTTCAAATATACTACCATGTCGCTGAACAAGGTTTACGAGATCGGATTTAAACATGCTTTACAAAACATCGAACGAAACGGCGGAAAAGTAAGCGGGGATAACGTGACTATTCTTACGCAGGTTCCTAAAACGGTAAAGTGGGAGCAAGGGTTTGCGGGAATGCGCCCCTTTCAGAAAACCGAATTAAGAGAAGATATCAGCAGAAAGGAGGTGAGCTTTGAATTTTCCGGGACAGGTTTTGTGCTAAAGGGCGAAGCGGAAAAAGTTAAAGCCGATTCCCCTGATTACATTTTCGACGAAGAGGTATGGATCGATGGCAAAAAAGCTGAAACAGCAAAACTGCCCACCAATTTTACCACGCGTCGCCAGGAATTATGCTGGAAATATCAATTGCCTGCCGGGCAGCATTCCGTTCGCGTTAAGGTGCTGAACCCAGATGCTGGCTACCGGCTAAATTCCTATGAGTATTTAACCTATAAATAA
- a CDS encoding right-handed parallel beta-helix repeat-containing protein yields MCFIANIALLAISAAFGQAHHGRAWYVDNKGSDAATGTKGKPFKTMARANSINLNAGDTLYFRSGQIFKGTLELKTGVNGTKNQPVVITSFGEGRAIIDSKDSSAIRLYKSNFVKLEQLSLKGSGRKTGNVKDGLAVINCKNIEVSVLDISGFQKSGLLIYSSQNVVAKNVFVHDNGSAGITVEAPYQTRESHNIKILNCRAENNPGDPTNLTNHSGNGIVVGDCRKVLIDHCTATNNGWDMPRIGNGPVGIWAYEADSVVIQHCLSYKNKTSKGGADGGGFDLDGGVTNSIVQYNMSYGNQGSGYCIFQYWGASPWHDNIFRYNISENDGTVSDSQAGLYVWNSSDDEKQFHDCEVYGNIIYNSKVAALCFSEKSESKGIRFKYNVFVGKDSLIKGKDKIGDAKYQGNNWWSIEKGFHMNDINGFEEWRQKCVGAWGNADAVIPEMNVNPAFKNAGRTIITSASQLKNFDDYKLSGNSAFVESIVYKLGIGNIKL; encoded by the coding sequence GTGTGCTTCATTGCGAATATTGCATTGCTGGCAATTAGTGCCGCGTTTGGGCAAGCCCATCATGGCAGGGCCTGGTATGTGGACAATAAAGGCAGCGACGCCGCGACTGGCACAAAGGGAAAGCCATTCAAAACCATGGCCCGTGCCAATTCCATCAACCTGAATGCAGGCGATACACTTTACTTCCGCTCCGGTCAAATTTTTAAAGGAACCCTTGAATTAAAGACCGGCGTAAACGGTACAAAAAACCAGCCCGTAGTAATTACGTCTTTTGGCGAAGGCCGGGCAATTATTGACTCAAAAGACAGTTCGGCCATCCGGCTTTATAAAAGCAACTTTGTTAAACTGGAGCAGTTGTCGCTAAAAGGCAGCGGCCGCAAAACGGGGAATGTAAAGGATGGCCTGGCGGTGATCAATTGCAAAAATATCGAAGTAAGTGTGCTGGACATTTCAGGGTTCCAGAAATCAGGACTGCTTATCTATTCATCTCAAAATGTCGTTGCAAAAAATGTATTCGTGCATGATAATGGCTCAGCCGGCATTACTGTTGAAGCGCCTTACCAAACACGCGAGAGCCACAACATCAAAATACTGAACTGCCGTGCCGAAAATAATCCCGGCGACCCAACTAACCTCACCAATCATAGCGGTAATGGCATTGTGGTGGGCGATTGCCGCAAGGTGTTGATAGACCATTGTACCGCAACCAACAACGGTTGGGATATGCCGCGTATAGGTAACGGTCCGGTTGGCATATGGGCCTATGAAGCAGATAGTGTGGTTATACAGCATTGCTTATCATACAAAAATAAAACTTCAAAAGGAGGCGCGGACGGCGGCGGTTTCGACCTGGATGGCGGGGTGACCAACTCCATTGTTCAGTACAATATGTCCTATGGCAACCAGGGCAGCGGTTATTGCATATTCCAGTATTGGGGGGCAAGCCCCTGGCACGATAATATTTTCCGGTATAACATCAGTGAGAATGATGGCACGGTTTCCGATTCTCAAGCCGGGCTTTATGTGTGGAACAGTTCGGACGATGAAAAGCAATTTCATGATTGCGAGGTTTACGGCAATATAATTTACAATTCAAAGGTGGCAGCTCTTTGCTTTTCGGAAAAGAGTGAAAGCAAAGGTATCAGGTTTAAGTATAATGTGTTTGTAGGGAAAGATTCTTTGATCAAAGGAAAGGACAAGATCGGCGATGCGAAATACCAGGGCAATAACTGGTGGAGCATTGAAAAAGGCTTTCACATGAATGATATCAACGGTTTTGAAGAATGGAGGCAAAAATGTGTTGGAGCCTGGGGTAATGCGGATGCGGTAATCCCGGAAATGAACGTCAACCCAGCGTTTAAAAATGCAGGGAGAACAATCATAACTTCAGCCAGCCAATTGAAAAATTTTGATGACTATAAATTATCCGGGAACTCAGCATTTGTGGAAAGCATAGTTTACAAGCTGGGGATAGGAAATATTAAATTGTAA
- a CDS encoding alpha/beta fold hydrolase has protein sequence MKKLFCILSLFQLLTCGVLAQQKTIPYGNNPAAGRYYDVRGIKMYVEVYGQGKPLLLTHGNGGSIAAFSKTIPYFAKKYKVIAVDSRAHGKTVDTKDSLSFEMMADDFSALLDKMHIDSAYVIGWSDGGINALVMAMRHPKQVIKLASTGANLTPDSTALQPAVWKDFVKQYNEDKDKPRNTAKQKNDWKIFTLDYFQPNIPFSALKAIKCPSLIICGDHDLIPIDHTTKIYQAIDRAYLWVVPNSGHATLIEHADDFNKLVDEFFQKPYHKF, from the coding sequence ATGAAGAAGCTATTCTGCATACTTTCCTTGTTCCAGTTGCTAACCTGCGGTGTGCTTGCACAGCAAAAAACTATCCCTTATGGCAACAACCCGGCAGCAGGAAGGTATTATGATGTAAGGGGTATAAAAATGTATGTGGAGGTTTACGGGCAGGGCAAGCCTTTGTTGCTAACGCATGGAAATGGTGGCAGCATTGCCGCTTTCTCAAAAACGATACCTTATTTCGCAAAAAAATATAAAGTGATAGCGGTGGACAGCCGGGCACACGGAAAAACGGTTGACACCAAAGATTCACTAAGTTTTGAGATGATGGCCGACGATTTTTCGGCCCTGCTGGATAAGATGCATATCGATTCGGCGTATGTCATCGGCTGGAGCGATGGAGGCATCAATGCGTTAGTAATGGCTATGCGCCATCCAAAACAAGTGATCAAACTGGCATCGACCGGCGCCAACCTGACGCCTGATTCAACTGCGCTGCAACCGGCAGTATGGAAAGATTTCGTTAAACAATATAACGAGGACAAGGATAAGCCCCGCAATACAGCCAAACAAAAAAATGACTGGAAGATATTTACGCTGGATTATTTCCAACCGAACATACCTTTCTCCGCTTTAAAGGCCATCAAATGTCCGTCGCTCATTATTTGCGGCGACCACGACCTGATACCCATTGACCATACCACCAAAATATACCAGGCAATTGACCGGGCTTATTTATGGGTAGTACCGAACTCGGGTCACGCCACATTGATAGAACATGCAGATGATTTCAATAAACTGGTGGATGAGTTTTTCCAAAAACCATATCATAAGTTTTGA
- a CDS encoding sugar phosphate isomerase/epimerase family protein encodes MTNRRAFIKNTGLLALSLPVAKTNFFTAPAHKLPAFGIQLYMVKEDMAKDAPGTLKKLGAMGYSQIESYGSDKGMFWGMSNKDFKKLAGDSGLMLISSHYNDEPGGFEKQAEKAAEIGMKYLICPWKGPQKSIDKFKEFADEFNRNGEICKKHGMRFGYHPHDYPYKKVDGQLPIDVLLANTDKNLVDFEMDFYYTVTEGQDPEAYIKKYGDRFRLCHMRDVLKQRLPKNSEEESACDLGQGIINYAHLLATGLDNGMKYFFVEQSRYFHETPLQSAKINIDYLKKLKLAEI; translated from the coding sequence ATGACCAATAGAAGAGCATTTATAAAAAACACAGGCCTTTTGGCATTAAGCCTGCCGGTTGCTAAAACGAATTTTTTTACGGCTCCGGCCCATAAACTCCCAGCCTTCGGCATACAGCTGTATATGGTAAAGGAGGATATGGCAAAGGACGCACCGGGTACTTTAAAAAAGCTTGGAGCAATGGGTTACTCGCAGATTGAAAGCTATGGCAGCGATAAGGGCATGTTCTGGGGAATGAGTAATAAAGATTTCAAAAAACTGGCAGGGGATAGCGGGCTGATGCTAATATCCAGTCATTACAACGATGAACCCGGCGGCTTTGAAAAGCAGGCGGAAAAAGCGGCCGAAATCGGTATGAAATATTTGATCTGCCCCTGGAAAGGTCCGCAGAAATCGATAGATAAGTTTAAAGAGTTTGCCGATGAATTTAATCGTAACGGCGAGATATGCAAAAAACATGGTATGCGCTTTGGCTATCACCCTCATGATTATCCTTATAAAAAAGTAGATGGTCAGTTGCCCATAGATGTGCTGCTGGCGAATACCGATAAAAACCTGGTTGACTTTGAAATGGACTTTTATTATACCGTTACCGAAGGGCAGGACCCGGAGGCTTATATAAAAAAATACGGTGACCGTTTCAGGCTCTGCCACATGCGCGATGTGCTGAAACAGCGATTACCTAAAAACAGCGAAGAAGAGTCAGCCTGCGACCTGGGGCAGGGTATCATCAACTACGCGCATTTGCTTGCCACAGGCTTGGATAACGGTATGAAATATTTCTTTGTAGAACAGAGCCGTTATTTTCACGAGACCCCCTTGCAAAGCGCAAAGATCAATATTGATTATTTGAAAAAATTAAAGCTGGCTGAAATTTAG
- a CDS encoding GMC oxidoreductase, translating to MDDSIKNTYDAIVIGSGISGGWAAKELCELGLKTLVLERGRNVEHIKDYPTANTPPWDFKHRGRMPLSVIKENPYISKAAGYGEDNAHFFIKDKDHPYIQEKPFEWIRGYQVGGKSLTWGRACQRWSKYEFTNPEKFGYGIAWPIGYDDVAPWYSHVEQFIGVCGNKDGIEAMPDGEFLPPFEMNCVQEVVSKKIHENYPDRHLVHARWAHLTKPNKIHFEQGRVKCQARNMCMRGCPFGGYFSSNSSTLPWAKKTGNLTIRPFSVVHSVIYDEKLGKASGVRVIDANTKEVLEYKARIIFLNASALNSNLVLLNSTSSRFPNGLGNDNGLLGKYVAFQNYRASVSAEMDGFLDKYYFGRNPTELILANYKNLHKHETDYFGGYTTFMGAYRDPHQTDESVSQVGAAYKDSLTEPGGWKLYMYMQGETVPKAANHVRLSKDQKDQWGIPLLITSVEYDDNDERMIQDFLKETREMLEKAGCKNIETYENKQAPGLDIHEMGGCRMGKDPETSLLNKWNQLHLCKNVFVTDGACMTSTGNQSPSILYMALTARAANFAAAEMKKGNL from the coding sequence ATGGACGATTCAATTAAAAACACCTACGACGCTATCGTTATCGGTTCCGGCATCAGCGGCGGCTGGGCCGCAAAGGAACTGTGCGAACTTGGATTGAAAACCCTGGTGCTCGAACGCGGCCGGAACGTCGAACATATCAAAGATTATCCTACTGCCAACACCCCACCCTGGGATTTTAAACACCGGGGCCGGATGCCGTTATCGGTGATCAAGGAGAATCCATACATCAGCAAAGCTGCCGGTTACGGCGAGGATAACGCGCATTTTTTTATAAAAGATAAAGATCATCCCTATATCCAGGAAAAGCCTTTTGAATGGATTCGCGGCTACCAGGTTGGGGGTAAATCGCTTACCTGGGGGCGTGCCTGCCAGCGCTGGAGCAAATACGAATTTACAAACCCCGAAAAATTTGGCTATGGCATAGCCTGGCCGATAGGGTATGATGATGTGGCGCCCTGGTATTCGCACGTGGAGCAATTTATAGGCGTTTGCGGCAACAAGGATGGTATCGAGGCCATGCCCGATGGAGAGTTTCTGCCGCCGTTCGAAATGAATTGTGTGCAGGAAGTGGTCAGCAAAAAGATACACGAGAATTACCCCGACCGCCACCTGGTACATGCACGCTGGGCGCACCTGACAAAACCCAATAAGATACATTTTGAACAGGGCCGGGTGAAGTGCCAGGCGCGCAATATGTGCATGCGGGGGTGCCCGTTTGGCGGCTATTTCAGTTCGAACAGTTCCACTTTACCCTGGGCAAAAAAGACCGGCAATTTGACTATCCGGCCTTTTTCGGTAGTGCATTCTGTGATTTATGACGAAAAGCTGGGCAAGGCTTCGGGTGTACGGGTGATCGATGCCAATACAAAAGAAGTTCTTGAATACAAAGCCAGGATCATTTTTTTGAATGCTTCGGCGCTCAATAGCAATTTGGTATTACTCAATTCTACCTCGTCCCGGTTCCCTAACGGTTTAGGCAATGATAACGGCCTGCTTGGCAAGTATGTTGCTTTTCAGAATTACCGCGCATCGGTGAGCGCTGAAATGGACGGCTTTTTGGATAAGTATTACTTCGGCCGCAACCCTACAGAGCTGATACTGGCTAACTACAAAAACCTGCATAAACACGAAACCGATTATTTTGGCGGATATACAACATTTATGGGCGCCTACCGCGATCCGCATCAAACCGATGAAAGCGTTTCGCAGGTTGGCGCGGCGTATAAAGATTCGCTTACCGAACCCGGCGGCTGGAAGCTGTACATGTATATGCAGGGCGAAACCGTGCCGAAGGCGGCCAATCATGTCAGGTTGAGTAAGGACCAGAAAGACCAATGGGGTATCCCTTTGCTGATCACGTCGGTAGAATATGACGATAACGACGAACGCATGATACAGGATTTCCTGAAAGAGACACGGGAAATGCTGGAGAAGGCCGGCTGTAAGAACATCGAAACGTACGAAAACAAACAGGCTCCCGGCCTGGATATCCACGAAATGGGCGGCTGCCGCATGGGTAAAGATCCGGAAACGTCCCTGCTGAATAAATGGAATCAACTACATCTTTGTAAGAACGTTTTTGTGACCGACGGGGCTTGCATGACCAGTACGGGCAACCAAAGCCCGTCCATACTTTATATGGCTCTGACAGCCAGGGCAGCAAATTTTGCAGCAGCAGAAATGAAAAAAGGAAATTTGTAA
- the bglX gene encoding beta-glucosidase BglX codes for MIKNFTKTGCILLLLALAFAGKSVSAQDDPIDKKVDSVLSKMTLDEKIGQLNQYNGDWEATGPVTKDVGNKLDEIRKGRVGAVLNIMGSAHTKIFQDAAMQSRMKIPLLFGQDVIHGYRITFPIPLAEACSWDTDAIEKAERIAATEAAASGINWTFAPMVDIARDPRWGRVMEGAGEDPYLGSLIAAARVRGFQGNGLGNTDAVMACAKHFAAYGAAIGGRDYNSVDMSLHTLWEYYLPPFKAAADAGVATFMNSFNDLNGTPATGSVYLQREVLKRKWNFKGFVVSDWGSIGEMIPHGYAKDNAEAALIAMTAGNDMDMESRSYINNLAKLVADNKVSFTLIDDAVSRILRKKFEMGLFDDPYRFINPGREKSALNLPENQDAAKDMAHKSMVLLKNDHQILPLSKQLKIVALIGPLVKAKKELKGFWSLDVDKNEDIPSLMDALQKQNPQTQYLFSYGCNINDQSKAGFADAVATAQKAEVVIMAMGEAPDMTGEAKSKSNIHLPGVQEELIKAVVETGKPVVVILMSGRPMIFNWTADHAPAILYAWWLGSQGGNAMADVLYGAYNPSGKLPITFPRTEGQIPIYYNHLNTGRPAASDNDVNYKSAYIDLPNSPKYAFGYGLSYTHFDYVDDEPFYTTTAIKDNENLSISFTLKNTGKYAGEETVQLYIRDLVAQPLRPVKELKDFRKVYLQAGESRRVSFNITRDMLSFYNDNLEYTTQPGEFQVMIGSASDDIRLKRTFELTN; via the coding sequence ATGATTAAAAATTTTACTAAAACAGGATGTATCCTGCTGTTACTGGCACTTGCTTTTGCCGGAAAAAGTGTTTCCGCACAGGACGACCCCATTGATAAGAAGGTAGATTCCGTCCTTTCCAAAATGACGCTCGACGAAAAGATCGGTCAGCTAAATCAATACAATGGCGATTGGGAAGCCACCGGTCCCGTTACCAAAGATGTGGGTAACAAGCTGGACGAGATACGCAAGGGCCGCGTTGGAGCCGTACTGAATATTATGGGCAGTGCGCACACCAAAATTTTCCAGGATGCAGCTATGCAATCGCGGATGAAGATACCCCTGCTGTTTGGGCAGGACGTTATACATGGTTACCGCATAACTTTTCCTATCCCGCTGGCCGAGGCCTGCAGTTGGGACACCGATGCTATTGAAAAAGCAGAACGTATTGCTGCGACAGAAGCGGCTGCGTCGGGCATAAACTGGACCTTTGCGCCGATGGTTGATATTGCGCGCGACCCGCGCTGGGGCCGTGTAATGGAGGGTGCCGGCGAGGACCCTTATCTTGGCTCATTAATAGCTGCCGCCAGGGTTCGCGGTTTCCAGGGCAATGGTTTGGGAAATACCGATGCAGTAATGGCCTGCGCCAAACACTTTGCTGCTTACGGCGCCGCCATAGGCGGGCGCGATTACAATAGTGTGGATATGAGCCTGCATACCTTGTGGGAATATTACCTGCCACCTTTCAAGGCGGCTGCTGATGCAGGCGTGGCCACATTCATGAATTCGTTTAACGACCTGAACGGGACACCCGCCACCGGAAGCGTATACCTGCAGCGCGAGGTGCTGAAAAGAAAATGGAACTTTAAAGGCTTTGTGGTCAGCGACTGGGGATCGATAGGCGAAATGATACCGCATGGATATGCAAAAGACAATGCGGAGGCTGCACTTATCGCGATGACAGCCGGGAATGATATGGATATGGAAAGCCGGAGCTATATCAACAACCTGGCAAAACTGGTTGCTGATAACAAGGTCTCGTTTACGCTGATAGACGACGCGGTGAGCAGGATATTAAGAAAGAAATTTGAAATGGGCCTTTTTGACGATCCTTACCGGTTTATCAACCCGGGGAGAGAAAAGTCGGCGCTCAACCTGCCGGAGAACCAGGACGCGGCAAAGGATATGGCACATAAGAGCATGGTGTTGCTTAAAAACGATCACCAGATCCTCCCCTTGTCAAAGCAGCTGAAAATCGTGGCGTTGATAGGCCCGCTGGTAAAGGCAAAAAAGGAGCTGAAGGGTTTCTGGTCGCTGGATGTGGACAAGAACGAGGATATCCCCTCGCTGATGGATGCCTTGCAAAAACAGAACCCGCAAACGCAATACCTGTTCTCGTATGGCTGTAATATCAACGATCAGTCTAAAGCCGGGTTTGCCGATGCCGTGGCTACAGCTCAGAAAGCGGAAGTCGTGATCATGGCGATGGGTGAGGCCCCCGACATGACGGGCGAAGCTAAAAGCAAGTCTAACATCCATTTACCCGGCGTACAGGAGGAATTGATAAAAGCCGTAGTGGAGACGGGAAAGCCGGTTGTTGTTATTTTGATGTCGGGCAGGCCGATGATATTTAACTGGACGGCCGATCACGCCCCGGCTATTTTATACGCATGGTGGCTGGGCAGCCAGGGTGGTAATGCCATGGCCGACGTGCTGTATGGCGCTTATAACCCTTCGGGGAAATTACCTATCACTTTTCCGCGGACCGAAGGGCAGATACCCATTTACTATAATCACCTGAATACAGGCCGGCCCGCTGCAAGTGATAATGATGTTAACTATAAATCCGCCTATATCGATCTCCCTAACTCGCCTAAGTATGCTTTTGGGTATGGCCTCAGTTATACCCATTTCGACTACGTTGATGACGAGCCTTTTTATACCACTACCGCTATAAAGGATAATGAGAACCTTTCTATCTCTTTTACCTTAAAAAATACCGGAAAATACGCAGGCGAAGAAACCGTGCAATTATATATCCGCGATCTCGTGGCGCAGCCGTTGCGCCCTGTAAAAGAACTAAAGGATTTCAGGAAAGTTTACCTGCAGGCAGGCGAGAGCAGGCGCGTCAGTTTTAACATTACCCGCGATATGCTATCGTTCTATAATGACAACCTGGAATATACCACCCAGCCAGGTGAGTTCCAGGTAATGATAGGCAGCGCATCGGATGATATCAGGCTGAAGCGCACGTTTGAATTGACCAATTAA
- a CDS encoding outer membrane beta-barrel protein → MKKLLLLISLLGCAALAKAQSATYHAFKVDLTFGYAIPPSNGDASTNVKAGATITVEPHYRITDALAVGFRFEGAGLGYADTNSGDNSSADISIIYSYCPSLEYYLMKGGFRPFIGGGVGIFDQGSISINNNTGGSTEYASIGSKFGFFPRAGFEAGHLRISAEYNILGNNSNYAAFALGFFFGGGRK, encoded by the coding sequence ATGAAAAAACTATTGTTACTTATCTCATTGCTGGGTTGTGCCGCGCTGGCAAAGGCCCAGTCAGCCACCTACCACGCGTTTAAGGTCGACCTGACGTTTGGTTACGCTATCCCGCCATCTAACGGCGATGCTTCGACCAATGTCAAAGCAGGGGCAACGATTACCGTTGAACCGCATTATCGTATAACAGACGCGCTTGCGGTAGGTTTCAGGTTCGAAGGCGCCGGTTTAGGTTATGCTGATACCAACAGCGGCGATAACTCAAGCGCCGATATCTCCATTATTTATTCGTATTGCCCCTCTCTTGAATATTATTTAATGAAAGGCGGTTTCAGGCCGTTTATTGGAGGAGGAGTAGGTATTTTCGACCAGGGCTCTATCAGCATCAACAACAATACCGGAGGCTCTACCGAGTACGCGTCGATAGGTTCCAAATTCGGTTTTTTCCCCCGCGCAGGCTTTGAAGCCGGGCATTTAAGGATATCGGCTGAATATAACATACTCGGGAATAACTCTAACTATGCTGCATTTGCTTTAGGGTTCTTCTTTGGCGGAGGCAGGAAATAA
- a CDS encoding glycoside hydrolase family 43 protein, giving the protein MKIKRYLLFILIIAGQVIGVAAQTVKGPIKDDSGNPVNAHGAGVLFHNGTYYLFGEIKKGKTWLVPGQQWEDYRVPAGGVSCYSSKDLKNWKYEGVALAPVKGDPSNDLDTSRVIERPKVIYNEKTKKFVMWMHIDKKDYSYSQSGVAVSDKPAGPYRYLYSIKPNVQMSRDMTLFKDEDGKAYLIYSSEQNFTMQVCLLSDDYKRPTKTFTRILIGKKREAPALFKNGGKYYLITSACSGWSPNAAMYAVADNPMGPYKEYGNPCKGPGAATTYEAQSTFVLPIKDKPGSYIFMADRWNKLDLEKSDYLWLPLTARKGKVEVKGN; this is encoded by the coding sequence ATGAAAATTAAAAGGTACTTGTTGTTCATTTTAATAATAGCGGGCCAGGTTATCGGCGTTGCTGCCCAAACCGTTAAAGGACCGATCAAAGACGACTCGGGCAACCCAGTGAACGCGCATGGCGCAGGCGTGCTTTTTCATAATGGTACCTACTACCTTTTCGGCGAGATAAAAAAAGGCAAAACCTGGTTGGTACCCGGTCAGCAATGGGAGGATTACCGTGTGCCTGCCGGCGGGGTTTCCTGTTATTCGTCCAAAGATCTGAAAAACTGGAAATACGAAGGCGTGGCACTGGCCCCTGTGAAGGGTGACCCTTCAAACGACCTGGACACGAGCCGGGTTATCGAACGGCCAAAGGTGATCTATAATGAAAAGACCAAAAAGTTTGTAATGTGGATGCACATCGACAAAAAGGATTATTCCTATTCACAATCGGGCGTGGCGGTAAGCGACAAACCTGCCGGACCTTACCGGTACTTGTATAGCATTAAACCCAATGTGCAGATGTCGCGCGATATGACACTGTTTAAGGATGAAGATGGCAAAGCATATCTCATTTATTCGTCCGAACAAAACTTTACCATGCAGGTTTGCCTGCTAAGCGACGATTATAAACGGCCGACCAAAACTTTCACACGCATATTGATCGGAAAAAAACGAGAGGCTCCTGCCTTATTCAAAAACGGTGGTAAGTACTACCTCATTACTTCAGCTTGTTCCGGCTGGTCGCCGAATGCGGCTATGTATGCTGTGGCCGATAACCCCATGGGGCCATACAAGGAATATGGCAACCCTTGCAAAGGGCCTGGCGCCGCTACCACTTACGAGGCACAAAGCACCTTCGTGCTGCCCATTAAGGATAAGCCGGGCAGCTATATTTTTATGGCTGATAGGTGGAATAAACTCGACCTGGAAAAGTCGGATTATTTGTGGCTGCCTTTGACGGCGAGGAAAGGCAAGGTTGAAGTAAAGGGAAATTAG